In Thermomonas paludicola, the following are encoded in one genomic region:
- a CDS encoding EamA family transporter, whose protein sequence is MTQTWFAWALLSAVFAALTAIFAKLGLAGVNSDYATLIRTAMILLVLIVFVAGTGKWVNPVQLSARVWLFLGLSALATGASWVFYFRALQAGDASQVAAVDKSSLLLVAVFAVAFLGERPGAREWLGLALVASGVLLLGLKR, encoded by the coding sequence ATGACGCAGACATGGTTTGCCTGGGCCCTGCTGTCGGCGGTGTTCGCCGCGCTCACCGCGATTTTTGCCAAGCTCGGCCTGGCCGGCGTGAATTCCGATTACGCCACCCTGATTCGCACCGCCATGATCCTGCTGGTGCTGATCGTGTTCGTGGCCGGCACCGGCAAGTGGGTCAACCCGGTCCAGCTGTCGGCGCGCGTCTGGCTGTTCCTCGGCCTGTCCGCGCTCGCCACCGGCGCGTCCTGGGTGTTCTACTTCCGCGCGCTGCAGGCAGGCGATGCGTCGCAGGTGGCGGCGGTGGACAAGTCCAGCCTGCTGTTGGTGGCGGTATTCGCCGTGGCATTTCTTGGCGAACGGCCGGGCGCACGGGAATGGCTGGGGCTTGCGCTGGTGGCATCCGGGGTGTTGCTGCTGGGCTTGAAGCGCTGA
- a CDS encoding COG4705 family protein — protein sequence MTRSPDSAGHASRALAKVPELTLLFWLIKIAATTLGETGGDAVTMSWLGETSATPHANGYLLGTGLFAAVFLFAVWMQIRASRFNPWLYWFAILASTTVGTTLADFADRSLGIGYSGGSALLLALLLGSLWLWKRTLGTISVASVATPRAEGFYWMTIMASQTLGTALGDWVADTAGLGYTGGIAIFGVALAGVAALHFAKKASPTLLFWAAFILSRPLGAVLGDFLDKPLAQGGLALSRTSATLALLGFIVICIAAVPQRAAQRAH from the coding sequence ATGACGCGCTCTCCAGATTCCGCCGGACATGCCTCCCGCGCCCTGGCCAAGGTGCCGGAACTCACCCTGCTGTTCTGGCTGATCAAGATCGCCGCGACCACGCTGGGCGAGACCGGTGGCGATGCGGTGACGATGTCCTGGCTGGGTGAAACCAGCGCAACCCCGCATGCCAACGGTTACTTGCTCGGCACCGGCCTCTTCGCCGCTGTTTTCCTGTTCGCGGTGTGGATGCAAATTCGCGCCAGCCGCTTCAACCCGTGGCTGTACTGGTTCGCCATCCTCGCCAGCACCACGGTGGGCACCACCCTGGCCGACTTCGCCGACCGTTCGCTGGGAATCGGCTACAGCGGCGGCTCGGCGCTGCTGCTGGCGCTGCTGCTTGGCTCGCTGTGGCTGTGGAAGCGCACGCTTGGCACGATTTCGGTCGCCAGCGTCGCCACGCCGCGGGCGGAGGGCTTCTACTGGATGACCATCATGGCGTCGCAGACGCTGGGAACCGCGCTGGGCGACTGGGTTGCAGACACCGCCGGGCTTGGCTACACGGGCGGCATCGCGATCTTCGGCGTGGCGCTGGCGGGGGTTGCGGCGCTGCATTTCGCGAAAAAAGCCTCGCCAACCCTGCTGTTCTGGGCCGCCTTCATCCTGAGCCGGCCACTGGGCGCGGTGCTGGGCGATTTCCTCGACAAGCCGCTGGCGCAAGGCGGGCTGGCGCTGAGCCGCACGTCGGCCACGCTGGCGCTGCTGGGCTTCATCGTGATCTGCATTGCGGCCGTTCCGCAGCGGGCGGCGCAGCGGGCGCACTGA
- a CDS encoding alpha/beta hydrolase, whose amino-acid sequence MLLETVEHETGHNPQWSVLWLHGLGADGNDFAPIVPELVRRDWPALRFVFPHAPVRAVTINGGARMRAWYDIRDFDLANRADLDGVDASVAQVEALIAREAQRGIPSQRLLLAGFSQGGAIALAASLARSAPLAGVIALSTYLPMPLALARQRLQPAVTRPPVFMAHGTQDPVVPVAAGDAGMQAMQAFGFDVAWHRYPMQHAVCAEEIADLGDWIGARFAVG is encoded by the coding sequence ATGCTGCTTGAGACCGTTGAACACGAAACCGGCCACAACCCGCAGTGGTCCGTGCTGTGGCTGCACGGCCTGGGCGCCGATGGCAACGACTTCGCCCCGATCGTGCCGGAACTGGTGCGCCGCGACTGGCCGGCGCTGCGCTTCGTGTTCCCGCATGCGCCGGTGCGCGCGGTCACCATCAATGGCGGCGCACGCATGCGCGCTTGGTATGACATCCGCGATTTCGATTTGGCCAACCGCGCCGACCTGGACGGCGTGGATGCCTCGGTGGCGCAGGTGGAGGCGCTGATCGCGCGCGAAGCCCAGCGTGGCATCCCGTCGCAGCGATTGTTGCTGGCCGGTTTCTCGCAGGGCGGCGCGATTGCCCTGGCCGCCAGCCTGGCACGCAGCGCGCCGCTGGCCGGCGTGATCGCCCTGTCCACGTATCTGCCGATGCCACTGGCACTGGCCAGGCAGCGCCTGCAACCTGCGGTCACGCGACCCCCAGTGTTCATGGCCCATGGCACGCAGGACCCTGTGGTGCCCGTCGCTGCGGGCGACGCCGGCATGCAGGCGATGCAGGCATTCGGCTTCGACGTGGCGTGGCACCGCTACCCGATGCAGCACGCGGTCTGTGCCGAGGAAATCGCCGACCTGGGCGACTGGATCGGCGCGCGCTTCGCCGTCGGCTGA
- a CDS encoding LytR/AlgR family response regulator transcription factor — MNAATLRVLIVDDEPLARMRLRALLEAQPGVRVLGEAGDGHCALQACLQQPVDLVLLDIAMPGIDGLETARHLATLQPSPAVVFCTAFDAHALSAFEAKALDYLVKPVRAERLAAALDKVRTFLAGRSSQHADGAAQARSHLCARLRGSLRLIPVEDIHYLQADEKYVAVHHARGEDLIEESLKSLETEFTDRFVRIHRNCLAARDEIIELRRTPEGHVQAILRHVPLPLDVSRRCMPQLRETLRHL; from the coding sequence ATGAACGCAGCCACGCTGCGCGTGCTGATCGTGGATGACGAGCCACTGGCGCGCATGCGCCTGCGCGCGCTGCTGGAGGCGCAACCTGGCGTGCGGGTTCTCGGCGAGGCCGGCGACGGTCATTGCGCCCTGCAGGCCTGTCTCCAGCAACCCGTGGATCTGGTGCTGCTGGACATCGCCATGCCCGGCATCGACGGCCTGGAAACCGCGCGCCACCTGGCCACCCTGCAGCCGAGTCCGGCCGTGGTGTTCTGCACCGCCTTCGACGCACACGCGCTGTCGGCATTCGAGGCGAAGGCGCTGGACTACCTGGTCAAACCGGTGCGCGCAGAGCGCCTGGCAGCCGCGCTGGACAAGGTGCGCACGTTCCTGGCCGGGCGCAGCAGCCAGCACGCCGATGGCGCCGCGCAAGCGCGCAGCCACCTGTGCGCGCGCCTGCGCGGCAGCCTGCGCCTGATCCCGGTCGAGGACATCCACTATTTGCAGGCTGACGAAAAATACGTGGCCGTCCACCATGCGCGCGGCGAGGATTTGATCGAGGAATCGCTGAAGTCGCTGGAAACGGAATTCACCGATCGCTTCGTGCGCATCCACCGCAATTGCCTGGCCGCACGCGATGAAATCATCGAACTTCGGCGCACGCCGGAAGGCCACGTGCAGGCGATCCTGCGGCACGTGCCGCTGCCGCTGGACGTCAGCCGCCGCTGCATGCCGCAGCTGCGCGAAACGCTGCGGCATCTGTAA
- the hemC gene encoding hydroxymethylbilane synthase, whose translation MTTLRIATRKSPLALWQTEHVADRLRAAHPGLQVELVPLSTRGDEILDRSLAAIGGKGLFLKELELAMQRGQADCAVHSLKDVPMELEPGFALAAILARADHADAFVSNAFDSLQALPQGARVGTSSLRRQAQLRALRPDLQLRDLRGNVNTRLAKLDAGDYDAIVLACAGLQRLGFDARIRARLDAPLWLPAPAQGAIAIECRADDARVAALCAALDDADTQTCVRAERAMNRALHGSCHVPVAALATLREGSLQLQGLVGSARDGHSVRAQAGGPAQAPEALGHAVADDLLAQGARALIDAS comes from the coding sequence ATGACCACGCTGCGCATCGCCACCCGCAAGAGCCCGCTCGCCCTCTGGCAAACCGAACACGTCGCCGACCGCCTGCGCGCGGCCCATCCCGGCCTGCAGGTCGAGCTGGTGCCGCTCAGCACCCGTGGCGATGAAATCCTGGATCGTTCGCTGGCCGCGATCGGCGGCAAGGGCCTGTTCCTGAAGGAGCTGGAACTGGCGATGCAGCGCGGGCAAGCCGACTGCGCGGTGCATTCGCTCAAGGACGTGCCGATGGAGCTGGAACCGGGCTTCGCGCTGGCGGCAATCCTGGCCCGCGCCGACCATGCCGACGCGTTCGTCAGCAATGCATTCGACAGTCTGCAGGCATTGCCGCAGGGCGCGCGCGTGGGCACCTCGTCGCTGCGTCGCCAGGCGCAGCTGCGTGCGCTGCGACCGGACCTGCAATTGCGTGATCTGCGCGGCAACGTCAACACCCGCCTGGCAAAGCTCGACGCCGGCGACTACGACGCCATCGTGCTGGCCTGCGCTGGCTTGCAGCGGCTGGGGTTCGACGCCCGCATCCGCGCCCGCCTCGATGCACCGCTCTGGCTGCCGGCGCCGGCGCAGGGCGCCATCGCCATCGAATGCCGCGCCGACGATGCGCGCGTGGCGGCGCTGTGCGCGGCGCTGGACGATGCCGACACGCAAACCTGCGTGCGCGCCGAGCGCGCGATGAATCGCGCCCTGCACGGCAGCTGCCACGTGCCGGTGGCGGCGCTGGCCACGCTGCGCGAGGGCTCGCTGCAGCTGCAGGGACTGGTGGGCTCCGCCCGCGACGGCCACAGCGTGCGTGCGCAGGCCGGCGGCCCGGCGCAGGCGCCGGAAGCACTGGGCCATGCCGTTGCAGACGACTTGCTGGCCCAGGGCGCGCGCGCGCTGATCGACGCGTCGTGA
- a CDS encoding DUF481 domain-containing protein, which translates to MLPLLWLAFSAPPTAIAQLTVPVLQPEVAQRLVDPPRCLAAQCVNGEWQVEAMAAIPAGQRRIGSDDLPGAAGQLRLPSERRDWMKAQGSNARVGLQYGVQALKTAETTLRVSVDTGYRLQGYADDGIASTGPILRGQVEWNQALGQRAQLSQTTRLEAGQRGAYLRNSLLLKVQLQPMLILSSGVELRRDSALAGRNQTDATLKLRYAF; encoded by the coding sequence ATGCTGCCGCTGCTGTGGCTGGCGTTTTCCGCGCCGCCGACCGCCATCGCCCAACTGACTGTTCCGGTCTTGCAACCGGAAGTGGCGCAGCGCCTGGTGGATCCGCCCCGCTGCCTGGCGGCACAGTGCGTGAATGGCGAGTGGCAGGTCGAAGCCATGGCGGCGATTCCCGCGGGCCAGCGCCGCATTGGCAGCGATGATTTGCCCGGTGCCGCAGGCCAGCTGCGCCTGCCAAGCGAGCGCCGCGACTGGATGAAGGCGCAGGGCAGCAATGCGCGCGTGGGCCTGCAGTACGGCGTGCAGGCACTGAAAACGGCCGAGACCACCCTGCGCGTGTCGGTGGATACCGGCTATCGCTTGCAGGGCTATGCCGACGACGGCATAGCCTCGACCGGCCCGATCCTGCGCGGGCAAGTGGAATGGAACCAGGCCTTGGGCCAGCGCGCGCAGTTGTCGCAGACCACGCGGCTGGAAGCCGGCCAGCGTGGCGCCTACCTGCGCAACAGCCTGTTGCTGAAGGTGCAGCTGCAGCCGATGCTGATCCTCAGCTCGGGCGTGGAGCTGCGTCGCGACAGTGCGCTGGCTGGCCGCAACCAGACCGATGCGACCTTGAAGCTGCGCTACGCGTTCTGA